TATATGCAGCCGCTGGGTTGGATTTTATTGTAGTTGATATGGAACATACTTCATTTACAATTTCCGAGGCTTCTCAAATATATCGAATGGCAAGAAATTGTGGCATTTCACCGTTGGTTCGTATTCCAGCCATTGATTATGAAGTAATTTGCCGAAATCTTGACCAAGGCGCTCGAGGAATTGTCGTTCCTCGAATCACTTCTGCCGAAGAAATCCACCAAGTCATTGAGATTATGAAATATCCTCCTAAAGGGAAAAGAGGCCTTTATCCGGGAGGAACTGCAGTAGGTTATTGCCCAACTACTCCAGCTGACTTTATTCAAGATCAAAATGATACGACTCTGCTCATTGTTCAAATTGAAAACCAGCAAGCAGTTCAGAATTTAGACAGCATTCTTTCCATCTCGGGAATCGATGTGATTCTAATCGGCCCGGCTGATCTTTCTCTTTCAATAGGTCATCCCTGTGAATTCTTTCATAAAGACGTCCTTTCCTTAATGAGAAAGGTGATTCAAAGGTGTCGGGATTATAAAATTCCCTCCGGAGTGGCTTATGCCGATCCCGGTTTAGCAAAAAGTTGGATATCGGAGGGAGTTCAATTTTTCTGGGTCAATAGCGATATGAATATGCTTTTGACCGGTGCCAAAGCAGTAGTTGCAAAAATGCACAAAAATAATGGCCAATGACGACTGAGTAGCGTGTCTTGAGACGGAAAAAAAAGCAATGATACTTTTTTCCCCGCAATTTCGCCCTCTCACATTAGGAGAATGGAATTTTAAAACTCAGTAAATACTTACCCCCTCTTCTCTAATGAGAGGAGGCAAGTACTATCATCATGGTATAATATAGCTATTCGTCATGATGGCTCGTTTTTTAGCTTAAGGCACCCAGAAGAACAAAAGTCATTAAGAGAGCATCATTTTTGCGGTCTTCATTATCTTATCCACATCGGGGAGAGCTTCAAATTCAAGAGAAGCTGCGAAAGGTACTGGGACATCAGCTGCAGCAATTCTTCGAACCGGAGCATCTAAATAATCGAAGCATTCTTCTCCAATCAAAGCCGAAACTTCAGCCCCAAAACCCGAGCTTTTGCAATCCTCCTCAATTGTAAGACACTTTCCGGTTTTTTGAACTGATTGGAAAATAGTCTCTTTATCAATTGGAGAAAGGGTTTGTAGGTCAATAACTTCGGCATCAATCCCTTCTTGAGTAAGTTGCTCGGCCGCATCAAGAGCAACATGAACCATTCTCGAGTAGGATATGAAAGTTATATTCTGTCCTTTTTTCATCAGATTAGCTTTTCCTAAAGGCAAAAGATATTCCTCTTCGGGTACAACTCCTTTTTTCGCATAAAGTAATTTATGTTCAATAAAAACAACCGGATTCGGATTCCGAATCGAAGATTTGAGCAATCCCTTGGCATTATAAGGAGTTGAAGGCATTACAACTATTAAGCCTGGTATATAACAAAATAAATTCTCAAGGCTTTGTGAATGTTGGGCTGCACTACCAGTTCCCGCTCCTCCCTGGGTTCGAAAAACTGCTGGCACTTTTACCTGCCCACCGGTCATATATCGGATTTTCGCTGCTTGATTGATAATTTGATCCATCGCAATTGTTGTAAAATCAACAAACATAAACTCTACAACAGGTTTCATATCTAATAAGGCTGCCCCAACAGCAATGCCGGCTATTCCGGCTTCGGAAAGGGGGCTATTTCTCACTCTTTCAGAACCAAACTCTTTTACTAAGTTTTTGGTCACCCCAAAAGCTCCACCATGTAAACCAATATCTTCACCCATTAGAAACACTTTTTCATCACGAATCATTTCTTCACGAAGCGCTTCATTCAAAGCTTGCGAATAGGTAATTTCTCTCATTGTTCTCCTTCTTTCACAAAAATATCGGTTAATAATTCTTCTTTTGGTGGTTCGGGACTATCAAAAGCGAATTGAACCGCTTGATCTATTTCTTCCTGGATTCGGCTTCTCGTTTGGTCAATGATATCCTGAGTTAAGATATTTCGGGCAAGTAAATCCCTTTCCATTTTTAACAGTGGATC
The nucleotide sequence above comes from Candidatus Atribacteria bacterium ADurb.Bin276. Encoded proteins:
- the bfmBAB_1 gene encoding 2-oxoisovalerate dehydrogenase subunit beta — translated: MREITYSQALNEALREEMIRDEKVFLMGEDIGLHGGAFGVTKNLVKEFGSERVRNSPLSEAGIAGIAVGAALLDMKPVVEFMFVDFTTIAMDQIINQAAKIRYMTGGQVKVPAVFRTQGGAGTGSAAQHSQSLENLFCYIPGLIVVMPSTPYNAKGLLKSSIRNPNPVVFIEHKLLYAKKGVVPEEEYLLPLGKANLMKKGQNITFISYSRMVHVALDAAEQLTQEGIDAEVIDLQTLSPIDKETIFQSVQKTGKCLTIEEDCKSSGFGAEVSALIGEECFDYLDAPVRRIAAADVPVPFAASLEFEALPDVDKIMKTAKMMLS
- the garL_1 gene encoding 5-keto-4-deoxy-D-glucarate aldolase yields the protein MDFIVVDMEHTSFTISEASQIYRMARNCGISPLVRIPAIDYEVICRNLDQGARGIVVPRITSAEEIHQVIEIMKYPPKGKRGLYPGGTAVGYCPTTPADFIQDQNDTTLLIVQIENQQAVQNLDSILSISGIDVILIGPADLSLSIGHPCEFFHKDVLSLMRKVIQRCRDYKIPSGVAYADPGLAKSWISEGVQFFWVNSDMNMLLTGAKAVVAKMHKNNGQ